In the Triticum aestivum cultivar Chinese Spring chromosome 2B, IWGSC CS RefSeq v2.1, whole genome shotgun sequence genome, tgcaacaaaaaagacaaatcatcaagttataacagtttcagctgattaacatcatatagcattcttgcaacaatgattagggaatcaagatgaactcaaacaagcatgatacaatggaatgaaataaagagcatctcatgatgaacattttgacatattacacgcatgaaacggagttgtatgcatggagttatgatgcaatgaatagGGGACCAAAATGCAAATATTACGGGGACTTAGGGAAAATTTGGAGGTCAACCTTGTCTGCGCGGATATCGAGGTTCGCCGGAGTTGGCCTGGATCTAGCCGGAGAAGACGAACTCGGGGCCGGGAAGTCCGGATCCGGCGTGGAGGAAAGCAGGGAGAGCGCGGGACAGTACCGGGGAGTTCGGGgacggccggatccggtccggtCCGACCGGATCCGCGGCGACAGCGGCGGACGGCGGGGTCGCGAGGCAGCGGCGGAGTTTCGGGCTCCGGCCAGccgaggcggcggcgcagggcatggCGACGAGCTCGGAGgagcgggcggcgaggcgcggggaagGTCGGGCGGCACGGCGTCGGAGGTCGCGGGCGGCGGCCGGGCGCACGGCGGCAGCGcggtccggcggcgggcggcgcgcgcgcCGGCGGTCGAAGGAGCGCGCCGGAGGCGCGGGGTGGCGGAGCAGCTCGGGCCCGGCGCGGGCgcgcgcgggccgcggcggcggggacgggccaggcggcggcgtgatctgggcccgcgcgggccctggatgggctccgtgggccggcggcgatgtgggcgcgggggcgccacgtggcggctccggagtggctggggcgcggcggcggacgtgtccggcgcgggcggacgcgtccgacgGCGAGAGGAAAGaggagactagggttaggggtggaaatcatccgcgaatttggacgggggaGGCATATTTGTAGATTctggaagctaggagagtccaaatgaggagcggttttcggtcacgcgatcgtgatcgaacgaccaagagcatggaggggttttggatgggttttgggccactttggagggatgttgggctgcaaaacaaaaggggcctttacggttacccggttaaccgttggagtatcaaacgacctccaaatggcacaaaacttgacaggcggtctaccggtggtgtaccaagggccagttcttttgggcaattcttccagaattgaccccctccccagcttctcccagaattgccACTTGATACttttttacaattcctagctaattagaccttaactaaCTAGGAATTGTAAAAAAAGATGGAGCggcaattctgggagaagctggggagggggtcaatGCTGGGAGAATTGCCCAAAAAAACTGgccccaaggccgcttggcaaacctcgggccattccgagaaagtttaacacccgcacatgaaaagaggcaaaagggggcgtcgggtgacataggagtgccggattgcaaaacggacaacggggaaaatgctcggatgcatgagaagaacacgtatgcaaaatgagatgcacatgatgacatggaaatatacaacacacaagcaaatgacatggcgatgacggcgaataactgacggacacctggcgcatcgaatccggggcgttacaccctcGTCCTACCAAAAGCTGCCAATGCATGGCTTATCGAATTTTGAGATCACTTTATGTGAGTAATACAGGAGCTTCATTGAGAAATGAGAAGCTCAATATCACGAAGAATTAGAAAACTATATTGTGATTTGTCCATTTCTTCCTTTTTAATCATATTCACAGTCTCCAAACTGTCTATTTAAACTAAAACAACAGGTTGACTCCACTATATTGTGTTGTTGCCCCTGTCGTTGTATCTGATATTGTCTTGGTACTTAGTTGTATGGATGCTTACTTTATCTATAAAGTGTGGTGGAAGTCTATTTCGAAACAAGTGAGAGAGAAAATTCTTCTCTGATTGCAAGTAGTTCTACCTCCAGAGGATCATAACAATGCAGCAAGTGACGGCATGGACCGAAGAATATGCCTCCATTTGATTTTGTAAAACCAGAATGTTGACAGAAATAAAAGTAATAGGACTAATGACGTGGCATATACACATGTGTTGAGATAAATAtaagtagtactcccttcgtccgggtttattaggcctaagaTCACCACAAGCACGTCTGTTTTTATAAGTCCTTCCTATGAAAATCAACATGAATGCATCCATTTCATTGGTTGTAGCAAGAGGCATTGTTGCTAGTCCCATGGCTAAATGATAAATATGTTGCATGCATGTTTTTTCACTGGCTGCATATGAGAGCTGATATATGAGAGAGTGCATAGATAGATGAAAggattaatgtgagcaaattaatATATGTTTTGATCCAAGAGAAGTGGTCTCAGGTCCCAATCCCGGCAGAGGGAGTAATGATCAACTACTTAAGTGTGCAAGATTCCTGTTGCACGCTCAACGTGATTGCGTAGACGGGCACGACAAAAACTAAATAATCTTTATAATCTTTCGGTCGACAATTGTTCCACCCTTGTTCTTGTAGATGATACCAAACTTCTCGATGGGGTGCAAGGAAATTGATATTGCCCCCATCAAGTAATTAAATTTCCGCTAAGATCTATGAAATCCGGCTCACATTATAGACTTTTAGTATCCCTGCATCAGATGTTGAACCTTCCGAACCAGTCAAGGCATACAAATAAAAAAATTGGATCCCAATATCTGGCATCCGTCAGTCAGAGAACGATCTCCagcgaactactccctccgtcccatatggAACGGAGGCAGTAGTTTGTTCGCTGGGGGAGCAGCTCCGAGCAAACGGTCTGGCCATCCCTCGATCGATCGTCAGTGAGGAGGCCCCGATACTTTTCTTTTTCGAAAAACCGTCATCAACAAAAAAGTCCCCTAAATTACCATGATCTAACTTATGAAAAAATGACATGTTACTTTATAAAAAAAATGGCATCTCTCTAATTTCATAAAAATATGATGAGTATGATTTTAAAAGGTTGTATGAACTACAAAAATGAAAAATGCCATGCTAAAAATGCCACCTCTCTAATATTATAAAAATACAATGAGTATGATCTAAAAAAGTTGTATGAACTAAAAAAACATTTAAACTGCCATCCTCGGGATAAAAATGCCATGAAAAAAAAGAGCCATgtgaacaaaaaaagaaagaaagaaaaagccaTAATCAAAACAAGTGTCATCTCTTAATAAACAAAAAATGCCATCTAAAAACCAAAAATATCATCTCTTAATAATAAAAGTGCTATCTCTTAGTAAACAAAAAAACCCATCTAAAAGAAAAATTccatctcttaataataaaaatgccatctcttaataatTAAAAAAGGCATATCTTAATAAATAAAAATGTCATCTCTTAAAAAAATGCCATCTCGTAATATAAAAATGCCATATCTTAAAAATAAAAATGCCATCTTTTAATAATAAAAAGGACATCTCTTAATATTAAAATGCCACGTTACTAATTATTAAAATGCCATGCTCTTAGTAAAAAAATGTCATCCAAAACATGAGAAATGCCATGCTACATACAATAAAAATGCACATTGCTTAGAAAAAAAAATCACCtccacttttcttcttctttcaaaCAATGTAAAAATTCAGGATTTGTTAAAAAAATcaaatgaaaaacaaaaacaaaaacaacttgAAATAGATAAAAGCATTGTTGagaaaatcgttaactggtagctgttCGGTTGGCTGTCATCCTATCGAGTAGGGGATTAGTAGgctaatcggccatttaatcaactaatcggacgatttatcggttTATCGCTTACTTgatgaccctacgagtagggattaatgggcaagttaactggttaatcggacgaGTTCTTGAACAGGGGATAAAAGGTGTTTGAGCGCCAAAATATTCAGAAAACGTACACTAGCTCAACTGGTGAGTTCCCTATGCGGCTCTCCAGGATATTTGAGCGCCAAAATATTCAGAGAACTGACATGGCGCTAGATTTGTGCCAAGATCTGTGTAGCTAGATCAGACGGCAGGAAGGACGTTTGCTGGAACCTGTTTCTTGGCTCACGTACGCCAGCTAACATTTACGATGTTTTTTTAATAAGGAAGGCATACAAAATACTACCTCTGTGTACACTAATATAAGACGATTTTGCAGTTCATAGTTTACAGAGGGAATACATTTTCTGAGGAAGGAAGGCATACAAAATACTTTGGTGCTCTGGACCAATAGCTGGACAGTGCTGCTACAATCTTCAATTAAGTGAAGTACATCACACAACTTTGATCCTTTGATCCTAAAGTATACTACTACCTCCCTTCCAGACACCGACTTAAACTTCTCTAACTTTGACTATAGATTATAAAGTAACACTCGTAACTCGTAAGATTgttcaaataaaaatataaaaTTAATGTAAAGTGTTTTTCCATGAAAAATGTTTCATAAGAAGGGTACTAACATTTTTACGTACTAAGTAACATTCAAAGTTGCATCTTAAAAAGTGCCCATGTCTACAAGGTCATGTATTTAAAAACGGAAAAATTTGATTTTATTATGAACTAGTCTTGAATTATAATCCACACAAAAGGACCTTGCATCAATGTCTGAAACATGATCATACTAGAAGTAGTTAGTACACAACCATGGACACAGATAGACCATTAACATGGCAGAGCCAGTAAAACGGCAAAGTAGCGAGCACATATAGACCATTAACATATTCCCAAAGCTCCTGCCTCGAAAACAAAAACAGCCTTTTTTTCACAATGGAAGAATACCAGGATATTACATGGCACATGTTCATAAGGTTTCCAGTTTTTACTGGTGCAGTTCAAGCTGGAATTACAAATTATAAGTTCACTTGCTTCCACTGCTAGTTTACAGAGCATGTGTACTAACAAATTCACAGTTTTCAGTGGAGACCCGGGATAAGTGAGAAAAAATTCTGTATATATGGAGCATGTGGGCATGCTTTCGTGACGAAAACAATCTAACTAGTGTAGCTTAGATCTTCTCTTCTCCCTCGCACAGAAGACAGGAATGGGGATATCTATTCTATCAGCTTAGAAACAGGGGCAAAACAAGAATGCTGGGATTTTACAGTGAGAGTAGAAGTATGATCCAAACATCCTTTTTCCACTACTGAGTCCAAGGAAGGTTCCCAGAGTATGGCACCATGCCGCAATAGGAGAATAGACCCTTCAATTCAGGGCAGCCATTGGGGTAAGGAATGGTACGGTGAAACGGGTCTCTCTTGAGCCTCTTTACACGAAGAGGTCCAACACATCCGTATGGATCTTCTTGGAACTGAGACCTGACAGAGGCTTCGCCTTTCAGAGCTGCCTCCTTTGCTGTAGCTGTAGCTGGGGTGCCTGAGAAAAAGAACCTTTCTTCTGGGAACCCGAGTGCAGATCTGTGCAGTTGTGCAAATCTTTCCTCCTTAAAATCATAGCTTACGACCTAAGCAACAAAATGTTCAGAGTCGCAAATTGGCAAATCAACAGACATTCAAGAATTAATTTGAAGTACAGATAAATGCATTACCAACAAGTAATAGGTGAAATAAGGTTTCAGCAGAAAGCCTTGACAAAAAGGGAAAAAAAAACTTACAGTTATATTCTGTGGGTATGTTCCAGTGAGTTCTCTGAAACGGCAAACGCTAAATAGGAGATTCTCAAAACTATCTCGTGCATGCTCCTCAGTGAGTGCCCGGTTCCTTACACTATCATCATTTCCTGTGCATGTACATGCAAATAGTGAGAAGTTTTTGCCAGATGATTGCCAAAATAACTAACGAACTCGAACTGGATACATAAACAACAGTGGTAATACTGTACTGAGATGAGAAAGTAAACATGATAAACTTCAGGAAGCATCAACCTCTTCAATCCTACATTCTGACTATCCATGTTTCAGAGATGTATTTATGAGCTGAACTACATGTTTGACACAATTAGAGAACTCATCAGCCATTTTGCAATGGCCTCTGCAAAATGTGAAGCAGCTTGCTGTCAATGATGTTTTCTGCAGCCATTTTAATTATTTACTTCCACAATACTAGTAATTCCTAAATCTATGATCATGCATCAATATATATATACAGAACCTAAAACAAGCATGTTGTTTGCTTTGCATTTTCATCAGAGCAACTGAGTATTTATGTAGTAGTCAGAACTCAGAAAGTAATTGTACATCTAGGCCTTGTTGTTACAAGTGCAGGATACATATGACGAACAATCGCCAAAAAGACTAATCAGCACCACATTTCCAAACCCCATTGTGCCAATAATAATAATCTTACTAAAGCACGAAAGAAGGAATGTTGATGTAACCTGAAACTCACCAAACCAGCCTTCCGACTCTGCAATAGCCCAGTAGCTCTGCGCCTCGCTCCTCGGCCCTGCATCTTTCCTCGTCTCCCCACCGCTAAACAAGAGGAGCGCGCCCTGATCCCTCCCCGCGATCTCCACCCCCTCCTTGATGTgcgccaagaaggtggccgcctGGCCGGGGTGCTTCTGGTACGGCTCCAAGAACCACGAATCCTCGCGGTCGGTCTTCCCGCAGCTCGCGCTGGTGTATATCGAATGACCGGCCACCATGACGAGGTTGCGGAGGCCCGGAAGCGGGTGCGCCCCGACCTCATTGCCGCCGCTCCTCATCGTCCTGAACCTGGTCTCGTACACGGAGAGCAGGATCAGGACGCTCAGCCCGAAGGACAGCAGGATGAGGGCGACCGCGACGGGGTGCGCCTCGTAGAAGAAGCGGATCCTCATCAGCGCCGAGCTGAGGGGGGCGGGGGCGTCGAGATGCGAGGCCTTGGGCTTGCGGCCCTTGCGGGGGATCCCGGACTCGAGATCGTAGTCGGCTCTAGGGTAGCGGAAGGACTTGGGGCTCCCGGGGCCGAATCCCTGGCTGCTCATCGAGCTCtgcggagctccgccgcctcggggcgGCCGGATCTAGGTGGTGGTGGAGTAGAGGAGAGAATTTAGAGCGGcattggatcggtcggattggagCTCGGGGAGGTCGGGGATCAGAGCAGCGTGGGAGATGATAGAAGGGATCGAGGAAAAAAAAGGCGAGGGTACCGTGGAGGGTGGTGGAGGGGAAAAAGTCTAGCCGTGGAAGATTCGATGGTTCAGATAGTTGGCTACTTCGTGGTAGATGGAGCCATGGACCCCGTCCTCAAACTTTGCTCACCCATCCCGCGGCCACCCTCATGTACTGTCATAGATGTCGTCGTCGGATGCCTCGTCCCTCAAAGAGCAATATGGATGATGCCTTGGCGGAGTCCATGGCGGTGAACTGCAAGACGAAGAACGTCGCCCGGAGGAAAGGGCGGCGAAGGAAGTTACGGCGAAGGAGGTGGTCAACATCGATGTGGATGTGTCCCCCTCTATTGTGATTGTTGGCCCCGCACGCGTCGCTTTGTCGTCGAGAAGAAAGCCgccatcgccccccccccctcctcccccaACCAATAACGATCCGTCGTTCGAACGGGGAGGGGATTCCGGACGGCCGAACGCAACTGAAGGGTCCGGAGATGGTGCACAACTCGCCGCAAATCCAATGGATGCAAACAAGCACGGGCAGCATCAGCGCCCTGTCTGCCCAGATCCAGTTCGACAAAATGTCGCAGCAAGACACGATACAATTTTTCCTCCATTTTGTATTGCTTCTTTTTGTTTTTAGCTATGCCATTGGACCAACTTGATACATATGCCATTAGTTTATTTGGGATCCTGGTCATTTTTGGACAATTTCATGACGAACATGAGCCTATGGAATATGACTTGGGGATCCCAATTGTCTTGCGCATGTTATTAGGGGAACATTGGGCCCTACCAAAAAAAGGCAAAGATACGCAAGGCAAGAGGCCTGGCATTCTCAACCTATGAGGATGCTTTGTTGGTTGAATCTTGATAGTCCATAAGCATATGGACCCTATATGTGGCATGGAGCAAAAGGGCAACAAGTATTGAGAAAAgatccacaagaccacaagcaataCCATGAACACAAGGAATATGTGGAGCCGAAGCCAAGTTTGTCAGCCACTATGCTTTCGTGGTTGGTCGGACTCAAAGTGGGGTTGGAGTCAATAGTCAAGTAAGTTGAATTGCTTCGTTTTGTCACCAATTGCATCGCCAGTTTTGTTTGTTCCATTCTCATGGGTAATTCTTGTTTGATAGATGGGTTGGCAACCACTTTGTACCAACAAACTGAAACGAAGCCATTCATTTTAAGCCATTGTTGGATGAAATTGAATGGCAAACCAAAGTGGCAACATCTTGTGGATGACCTCAAGAGCAACAACAAGAGGTCGAAGAAAAATGATGGCTCAAGCTCCCAACAATCCACTGGAttggatgatgaagaggaagaagttGTAGGGGAGGATGGATGAGCCACCGTGCCAATGAAGAACCGCCAAGGGATGGGAAACAAGTGGGAAAAGGGGAGGACGCCCATGATGCAGCAACAACTAAAATGTTTGCCACATGGACGAGCATTTTTTCCATAAGATaggagaagaaagaggagaggtacaAGCTCATGTTGATTGCACAAAAAGAGAGGATGGATTCGGACCGATAGAGGGTAAACAACAGTTGcaaattgagggggagaagatagaCTTGAGAAGCAAGAGGTGTGTGTCAAACCAGAGCTCGAGAAAGCCCAGACTTTTGGAAAAATGGatctcgagaaggagaggttgcaacTTGCTAGAGACACGGAAGATTCAAGAATAATGTTGACCGAGTCAAACCTCTTTGATCCGGAAGGCAATAAGTGGCTTGTGGCAAGGAAaaaggagatcaacatgagcagggAGTACGAAGGGGTGAGAGTGGCTATCGTAGCAGCGGACGCGGCCCGGATGGCGCCCGACGAGTGATTCATCATATTGACCAGACATGATCGGGACGTTGAATTTCATTTTGGCATGTTTGAATTATTGAAATGTGCTTTACTTTCCTTTTTGGTACATTGTAGAATTGGTGATGAATTTGTGCTATATGATCCACGTGCATGGATTTGTATCAATTTGAGGTTTTTGCTACGAGGGGTGTGGTTGTCCAGTAGGACTTTTGAGGGGGCGTCTGCCATTGTCCAAGGTCGCGCCCGGGCGTGTTAGTGGATGTTTAGGGGCGGATTTGCCAAGTTTGGCTATAGATACTCTTCTGTCCTCTCTCCCCCTATCACACCTCCTCCATTTCTTGCTTTTTAACTTGTTTTCTTTAAGAACCGTCTCAAACTGGCTCACTTTTTGTTGGAGTAGATGACTCTTGCATCATTGGTGCAAAGACCAATTGCATCCAAGAAGCAAAGCAATTGAAACCAAAAGATTTCGGTGAACTATTTGAAGGATGTCTCTCATGAATTGTCTACAAGTGATTCTATTTGTATTATGCTTGTATCTGCCCTGTATATTTACCAACGATAGACAACGATGATCATTGACCATGTCCTTCTTTGGCCAGCTAGAGCAACCCAACAGTTAGGTCAATATAAAGGCCGACCGCACCCCTCCATGACACATGGCCTATACCATCAGAACCGAGGACTCTTACTCGAAACAACTAAGGCAACTCGGGGCCATCTGGACAGAGCACAGAGTCCAAATAACATGCAGACATCCCAAAGCACGACATCCTGCCAAGGGGATACGATGACAACCACCTGGCAGAACACAAGCAAAATAAAGTCGAGGGAGACGATTAGTCGGTCCAAGGCAAGAGCACTCTTTGGCTACCCGTGCATGGAAAATGACAGCCGGCAAGACTTCGAAGTCCAAAAGACAATGACGCATTCAGAAATAAGACATCCGTACAGAGGTCGCGACGACGACAGACAAGGTAGCAAAGCACCTCCACATTCACCACACAGGGACCAACACACATAAGCCGAGAACGGGGGTCATCCGACTAGGGATCATGACGACAAGAGGGCGGGTACTGAAAGGCACACCAACCAGCTAGCTCCGGCATCTAGCGTAAAAAAGTCGGGTGGACTGCCTTGGCTTTACCATGGAGACTCCTTTGACTTCTTCACCAAAAAATTCAACTGCTAGCAATACTctcaccccccctccccccacacacacacatgcagGGCACGACTGTGAGCCAGCATCCGAGCACGTTGTGCTCAAAAAGGCCGAACAAACATACATCACATGCTCGATCGCACTAGTCGTTGTAAAGCACGCGCAGGTTAGAAAGCGATGTGCATAGCAAGCATCCAACGATTATTTGAGCTGGCCGAATATTGTTTGGCAGAACTTCCATTCGTCGGGTTTCCACGTACAACATGTCAGCATTAAGCTCGAAAGCTGGCCAAATGGCTTAGCTTGAAATAAATGGATGAACCATTGAGACCCTGGCACAGAGACTAATTGAGACCCTGGCACAGAGACTAATTGCAGCCAAGAAGGCAAACAACCTATGGAAGACAATAGGAGCAAGCTCTTGGATGTGTGGGGGCTCTTTTTAGTGATGGCTGCACATAACCACAATGTCGGGGGATGGGGAGAGGAAACCCTGAAGGCGAGGAAGTGAACGTACCAACTCCCATTAATAGTAGAGATATTCTTGTCTGAAAATCGTCCCGCCTACATGCAAATTTAGCATCTCTCTCTTTCGTCCTCATCACTTAGGAGTTTGATCTTTAATCACATGGAGAAAGAAACTTAGCTTAGcgattgtcgatgtcaaaaccggcggatctcgggtagggggtcccgaaactgtgcgtctaaggttgatggtaacaggaggcgggggacacaatgtttacccaggttcgggccctctctatggaggtaataccctacttcctacttgattggtcttgatgaatatgagcattacaagagttgatctaccccgagatcgtaatggctaaaaccctagaagtctagcatgtatgattatgattgcctctacggactaagccctccggtttatatagacaccagaggggactagggttatacaaagtcggttactgatacgtcttcgttgtatctataatttttgattgttccatgccaatattcttcaactttcatatacttttggcaactttttatattatttttgggactaacatattgatccagtgcccagtgccagttcctgtcagttgcatgttttatgtttcgcagaaaccccatatcaaacggagtccaaacgggataaaaacggacgaagaattattttggaatatttgggattttccggaggaagaatcaacgcgaaacggtgcccgaggtggccacgagacaggggggcgtgccctcccccctgtgtgcgcctggcaccctcgtgggccacccgtaaggcggttgatgcccttctttttccgcaagaaagctaattttatgagaaaaatctgggcaaaagattcaccccaatcggagttacggatctctggatataaaaatacggtgaaggggcagaatctgggaacgcagaaacagagagagacagaaagatagatccaatctcggatgggctctcgcccctcccacccatgggagccaaggaccagaggggaaacccttctcccatctagggaagaggtcaaggaagaagaagaagaaggggggccctctcccccttgcttctggtggcgccggaacgctgccgggggccatcatcatcaccgcgatcttcaccaacacctccgccatcttcaccaacatctccatcaccttcccccttctatctacagcgtcCACTTTGCCGCATCccaatgtaccctctacttgaacatggtcctttatgcttcatattattatccaatgatgtgttgccatcctatgatgtctgagtagattttcgttgtcctatcggtgattgatgaattgctatgattggtttgagttgcatgttttaatattggtgttgtcctatggtgctctccgtgtcgcgcaagcgtgagggattatcgttgtagggtttgcaatatgctcatgatttgcttatgatgggtggcgtgagtgacagaagcacagacccgagtaagtaggttgtttgcgtatgggataaaggggacttgatactttaatgctatggttgggttttaccttaatgatctttagtagttg is a window encoding:
- the LOC123045519 gene encoding uncharacterized protein C57A10.07; amino-acid sequence: MSSQGFGPGSPKSFRYPRADYDLESGIPRKGRKPKASHLDAPAPLSSALMRIRFFYEAHPVAVALILLSFGLSVLILLSVYETRFRTMRSGGNEVGAHPLPGLRNLVMVAGHSIYTSASCGKTDREDSWFLEPYQKHPGQAATFLAHIKEGVEIAGRDQGALLLFSGGETRKDAGPRSEAQSYWAIAESEGWFGNDDSVRNRALTEEHARDSFENLLFSVCRFRELTGTYPQNITVVSYDFKEERFAQLHRSALGFPEERFFFSGTPATATAKEAALKGEASVRSQFQEDPYGCVGPLRVKRLKRDPFHRTIPYPNGCPELKGLFSYCGMVPYSGNLPWTQ